One Solanum lycopersicum chromosome 4, SLM_r2.1 DNA window includes the following coding sequences:
- the LOC101265816 gene encoding caltractin, whose protein sequence is MTIAEGSLYRGQSRREKPRGRNQGLTQQKRQEIREAFELFDTDNSGTIDAKELNVAMRALGFEATEEEINQMIAEVDKDGSGAIDFDEFVHMMTAKFGERDTKEELMKAFHIIDQDKNGKISFADIQRIADELGERFTDREIQEMIEEADRDRDGEVNVEDYMRMMRRTNFGH, encoded by the exons ATGACTATAGCCGAG GGAAGCCTTTACAGAGGTCAATCACGGAGAGAGAAACCTAGAGGACGTAATCAGGGGTTAACTCAACAGAAAAGGCAAGAAATAAGAGAGGCTTTTGAGCTTTTTGATACAGACAACTCTG GAACCATTGATGCCAAAGAACTCAATGTTGCTATGAG GGCTTTGGGTTTTGAAGCGACTGAAGAG GAGATCAATCAAATGATTGCAGAAGTTGATAAGGATGGCAGTGGTGCAATTGATTTTGATGAATTTGTGCACATGATGACTGCCAAGTTTGGAGAAAGGGACACTAAAGAAGAGCTCATGAAGGCATTTCACATTATTGATCAAGATAAAAAT GGGAAAATATCTTTTGCGGACATTCAAAGAATCGCTGATGAGTTGGGGGAGCGATTTACTGACAGAGAAATCCAGGAAATGATAGAAGAGGCAGATCGTGATC GTGATGGAGAGGTTAACGTTGAAGACTACATGAGAATGATGAGGAGAACCAATTTCGGGCATTAA